TAAGTTCTCCCCTTTTTTGGGCTCAGGTTAAGCGGTGCTTCACCTTTCCTTGGAGACACAAAGCAGGAAACACTGGCAAACATCACAGCAGTGAGCTATGATTTTGATGAGGAATTCTTCAGCCAAACCAGTGAATTAGCTAAAGACTTCATTCGGAAGCTCCTGGTTAAAGAAACAAGGtgagattttaaaagaatttatcagGCAGTaagcccacccccaccccacccccactccttTTTGTTGAACCTATTCTGCCTAATCTCTGAAGGAGTGTTGATTTATATGTCACCTGCATGGGACCCACTGAGAAGACAGGTCTGTCATCATGGGCATTATGCTGTTTTGGCAGGTGTTGGAAATGTGTACAAGGCTGAGACTTGTCATTCAGCCTGTTTACTCAAAGCTTTTTGGGGTTGTTCTTCTCATACTGAAATGTACATAATTGCGTATGAGTTTTGGAAGCCAGCCTGAATTTTTCTAATGCTCATTGGTCCTGAATATATTTTGCAATCTGTCTCAAGATGTGTTTGGGGTTTGAACAATTTAAGATGAAGTGCCTATATTTTCAACCAGCAAATTTAGGGAAAGGAGGGCAGGGCTGGATGCTGAAGGGTTAGAGCCCAGGTGCAGGgtgggaaaagggggagagactGTTCGCCGCCCCCCTCTCCAGCCCCCAAGCTCTATCTTTGTTGGCTGGGGAATGGATGGGAGACGTCTCACTGAGGAGGGCCAGTGCTTAAGTTTGCCTGTTCCAACCTTCTAGTCCCTGCATCTGGACTTTTAGAGAGTGCCAGCTTTTCCCACCAGAGAGGGTAATCTGTATCTAACCAGTCAatatctctatttgcctcatgtatacctggccactggacccaggtaGCTCTTGGGAGGGAAGTGAGACAGGTGAACCTGcccaaccctccctcacttaaatccaatcactAGCAAATCAtggtatcaccttcctgatgtcatggtccccaAGGACAAACAGCATCAACATTTACAGAATGCATTACAGATgtcattacctcatttgatctaaGCATGATATATCATTCGCAAACTGCCACATAACTAGCATAGTTTGATGGCACATAGAACACACAGAAGTTCAGCTGACCTTCATGGTTTGAGCATTGCTTTAGTCAGGAGTGTGTTGGAGCCAGCTCAAACTGGAtcaagagccaattgttaaatttccagCATGGCCACTTGCACCTTGGAATCAGCAaaagctacaaatcagggcttgattaaTCGTTTGCTTGTTTTTTGACAGTCTAGACTTAAAGGAAGTTTGGAGAAATATTGATAATgttgtttgaattttaaaatgctgtTACTTTCTCCTttaagagccaattgttaaacttttttttggaggcaattagcatgaaatgacttgcccagtgcctCAAAGCcattgtctgaggtcagatttgaacttaaatcctgaacttaagtcttcctgactccaggcttgatgCTCTATTTCACTGCCCCAAATGCACTACTTCCCTTGTCTAGCTCTTAACTATCTCTTTTCAGCTTCTACCCATTTTCCCAGGTGCAATTCTTTGAAACCaaaacagaacaagtctaattgGTCTTACATATAATAACCTTGCAAATGaatcaattagcaagcatttattaaacgttTAAGGCAGCCATTGTGACCCCTCCCCTAAGTTCTTTCTTCCAGGTTAAACTTCCCCATTCCCCCTTCACTTATGGACTCAGGCCCCTTCTAAAGAAGGGGCTTGATTAGAAAATCATAGAATAAGTGACTAATACATTAGGCGGGGGCGTGTCCAGGGATGGATGTTTGGCCTGGGAAGTCACAAGAAGCATTAAACTGTGTTCCCATTCCAGAAGTaatagtaagatttttttttttttttttttttttttacagttcttAGAACAGGAAGTGAAAATCAGGATAGTAACTTTCTTGGAAGCAAATTAGGAGGTACTCTGTATGAAAAAGTATGGTTCTAGAGAATTCAAAGCCAAGTGCTTTAGCTTCTCCCAGGCACAGTCTCTGGAGTCTGATTGGGACAAAGAGCAGTAGCAGCAGTCCCAGGACAAGTCACAAGTCACtagatcttagtttcttcatctgtagaataagaCTGTTGGTCCAAATGATCCCTAATTTCCCTCTGAGCTCTGAATTCCATTATCTATggaacaaaaatcaaagaaatatggaaaagccCTTGACCTTTGGAAGAGCTTCGGAAAAAGAACCAAATTTTGTGTTTATGACCTGCCCAATGGATGGGAGCTATGGAGGATTGTGAACTAAACAAACCTCTTCTTCTATGAGACCACGTTGGGGAATTTAATTAGGAACGCTTTAATAACTGAGTGCTTTTTCCCAGGAGTACATGGCACACTCAGCTCCTAAAAGCTTTTATCCTGCATTATGTTCTCCAATGTTTTGATTATCAGGGCTCtagtagacctgagttcaaatttggcctcaggtacttagtagctgtgtgagcctggccaagtcacttaagctttgtTTACCTTCATCCCCGGGAGAAGGACATGGTGAaggactccagtatctttgctaagaaaagtcCCCTGATAGCATTGGTGTATGGTGGTccatggggtcaggaagagtggACACAACTccatgactaaacaacagcagCAGTTGAAAGGGGAAAGTTTTAATTCTTGTAAACACTGGGAGAGGAGCATGTTGTAAGTAGTTACTCTCCTCATGCAGTTTTTTTGTCTCTTTAGGAAACGACTCACTATCCAAGAAGCACTCACTCATCCCTGGATCACGGTAAGAACAGATGTGGTGCAAAGTGCAGGTGATGCTTTTATTTCAGTGCCTGAACTTGAACTCATCTTGCTCAGTTACCAGAATCATAATATGGCCCAAGATTAAGAGACAGCCTTTTCCCCAATCAGAATCCATTACTTACTCATCTGGCACACCGTCCAATGCCAAACTTGGCTGTGTTACCCAATGAGTGTTAGACTCCGGCTAACCAACTACCATGATTTATTTGAATGAGCTGATGCTAATTTAAACTGCTTTGCTGATTCATTGAAGGTTTTGAATcttatttggagaaaaaaagaacaaaactaatgcaaatggGAACCTCTTCATTTAGGCCCACTTCACAGGGAGTTCATGGACTGAAGAGCTTAGGGTCACCTATGTTCCATAATCATCCTAATGTCAgctccagtttttttttgttgttttgttttgtttttaaagaaatgatctaCATTTCATACTTTGTCACAGTGTAAGTATTCAAAACCAGCAAcatacttcttttccttttccttcttcttcctgcCCCAACCTGGCTGTTCTGACCGCCTTCAGGTAGTGAGAGGAAGGTACTTGTACATACATGAGAAAAGGACCTCAGGAAACAGTGTTTCTGGATTGAAGACTAGAGGAGGAAACTTAGCTCATTGTCATTACTttgtctccttctcctttcttattctgccccccctccccccaccaaagaTGCCAGCCCTTTATGTAAAGGGAATTCCTGCCCATTACCTTTGTGGTCACCCTTGCAACCACTTTTTGTTCAGAGAACTGCACCTATccaagtagaaagagaaataagtCCGGGAGAGTTCGTCAGAGATGGTGCTTTTTATATTTGGTATATTAAGTGTGGACTTCTAGCAAGTCACTCACCTCTATagaattcattttcctcatctgtaaaatgagtctgTCCCAAGCTCGCTTgtagctctaaaattctgtgactcTATGATTAAGGATTATGCTGAAATCTAGCAATGGAGACCATTCTACTAAGGACTATTCAATTCTCATGTCCAAAAGCCTTCCCAGCCTTATATCTGGATTTCTAGAAGTCATCTAGGCTTGTTCTTATGGTctaaaacagaatgaaaatatgGCCAGAGTACAGACATCTCAGTACTCAAGATGGCAGGTCAGATCAAAATTCCaagtttctctaggcctcagtaGTGACACACTGTGTGAATTTCCAGGCTATATCTtatctttctccttcattttacacTTGCTGTGAGAGCTGTGTCTTAAAGCTTAGATGCTAGAGAGGATAATGGAGGGACCATGGTGATGGAAAGAAGATCAAtctggagtttttcttaaaatgcatGAAGACCTACCTTAGGACTTGGTCTAGAGGACTAAGATGGTTGATATAATTTCCTCATATTGCACTGACCTGCATTTGAAATCTTTTCCTCTAGAAAGCTCAGTCAAAGCTTGTACTCCAGGATCACCTCCACATGTACACTGAAGTACTGGAGTACAACTATTGTTGTTGCTGAGTCATTTCAGTCGCGTCTAGTTCTTTGTTTGGGGTTTTCgtagcaaaaatactagagtaacttgccatttccttctctggctcattgtctggattaggaaactgaggcaaacaggcttaagtgacttgcccagagtcgcatggctagtatgtgtctgagatttgaacaccaaaagatgagtctttctgacttcaggcctagcaccAACTAGGTGTCTCTGGAGTATGACTAGTAATCCAGGGCAGTGTTTGTGCTAAAtgggttaagaaaaaaaaaaaacatctgtaAGTGTTATGGAAGTTTTCAGGAGGGAGATCAGTATGGAACTGGAATCatcagggaaagcttcatggaagagGTAGTTTGAGTCCCCATAAGATAGAGGTCCTATTTTGGAAAGTTAAGGAGAAATAAAGCCTTCAAGGTAGGGCAGAGGTGGGAATTGTTTTGAGATGGTCACCTTTCCTATCTAGCAAACTGCCTTGTTTTTGATGCATGGAGGTACAATGTGCCACAGAGAGTCCCCCTAGGCACTCTTTCTGGTCCAATCCAAATCTGATCATTCATTTTATGATTCAGTTCAatccaatcaacatttattaaatacctgcttaACAAGTCTGAGACACAAGGTGTTAGAGTGGACAGAGAACCTGTCCCCACACCAGAAacacctggattcaagtcctaatATTGATACCTCTTAATGCTTGGACAAAACTCTTAAGAATATACATTTCATAAGTCATTTCATACATTTCAGAGGAAGTGCCGACCTGTATGGATGAAAGACGTTTCCTCACCTTATGCTAATGTCCAGTCTTTATCCcttaagggagaaaataaagcaaaCTAGCCGCTGCCCTCcgagtttacattctactttgAGAGAGCTTGTTTGCCCTAGCCCTATAATTGGTTGTTGCCCTCTAACTGCAGGCTGCTTGCTTGTGTGTGAGCCTCTCGGATCGAATTTGCCCATCTTTGCATGACTGTAAGAAGTGACCGGCCTAGGACCACATGTGAAACCGTAGCAGTGGCTCCCTTTTGTGCGAGCCTGGGGAGGGCCCTGCTTCCTCTCGGAGGAGACCTTATCTCCCCTAAGTCGCCCTCCCGACACCGTCCTCAAACGCGCCCTACTCCTTTCCATTTGGTCTTGGGGAATGCTGGGTGCTTCCCCCTCGTCCTTTCCCAGATCCGCTGCATGCAGGAAATGCTGAAGAACGCACGTCTGGGGTCTGCCTTGTGCAACTCTCCCTTCAAGGGCCCGATTAACGCTCTGGTTCTCTGTCCAAACGCTCGCCAGATGAAAGCGGAGGCCAAAGCCCCCGAGCACAGGAAGACGGAGCTCCCCCAGGTGAAGACGAAACGCCTGAGAGAGTACACCATCAAGTGCCACTCCAGCATGCCCCGCAACAACACCTACATCAACTTTGAGCGCTTCTCCCGCGTGATGGAAGACGTGGCAGAGGCCGAGCGGAGCTGCAGCCACCTGGCGGCCGCGCACGACTCTCTCCAGGACGACGTGGAGGCCCTGGGGTCCATCTGTAACGAGAAGGGGGCCTGGTACCGAGAGGAGAGCGAGAAGACTCGCTACAGCCTTTCCCAGCTCAAGTACGAATACCGCAAGGTGGAGGCCATGAAGAAGGCCCTCCGAGAAGACGTCCAGGCCGTGGGCTCCGAGCTGGGCTGTGTTGCTGGAAAATATGCTCAGCTCAGGGCACAGTATGACTCCCTGAGGAAGGAACTTTCCGAGGACCTGAGGTGGATCCAAGAGCTCATGAACGAGTTCCAGCGGGAGTACGGCGGCCGAGGCAGAGATGTGAATGAGTCACTAATGGAACTGATAAATAGGTCTTGCAGTGAAGACTTCCTTGCAGGTTTGAAGCTCAGGGTTACAGAATCCAGCCAGTAATGAGGCCTTATTGGTCTGCCAGAGCACGTTCTCCATTGTCTCGCTGCGGGATCCTCACTGCGGCAGAAAGAAATTGTTCCAGCCAGTTTTCCGTCCCCTCCTCGCCTCCCACCAGCCCAGTCCCCTTCAGACTGGCCGCCTCATCCTAGCAGTGAATCAGAAATTGCCGGCAGTAATTAGTGATGCAAATTATgttccctctccccatcccagcACCTACAGCCCATCTCCCACCCTTTTTTCCGCGTGCCCTTGAAGTACGAGGCTTCATTAGGGCACTGGCGAGGCAGTCACCTGACAGAGTGGACTTCCGCTTATTGCAGAGCCATGAGGAATGACACGCCCTTGGCCCCGTTATATTTACCACCTCCTCATCTCATAGTCTTAGATGTTAGCCTGTGTTGCCAACATACGTAGTACTTACTCTCTGGGGGAGCTCAGTACGGAGGAGGCTGGGAAAGAACGCAGCCCATCTCGCAGAACCCCCTTTCAGAACCTCCCTCGGTTCTCCCAAGAACCCTGagaagtaggaagaggagtagCTATTGTTATGCCTTTGTGACAAGGCTGTGGAGCCCTAGCGTCCTAAAAATCAACcagtgaacaaacatttattaagcacttactgggTGATGGAGGCAGGATGGGGGTGTGGAAAATAAAAGAGTCCAAAAAAAGGCGAAAGGCAGTCTATGTCCTTAAGGAGTTTGTATATTCTAACATACTAATATTAccttttaatataatattctaatAAGGAACTTGtaaattctaatggggaaagtaagatttatttaaatagatatatataatcattattaAGTCAGTCAACAGAGATtttaagtgccaggcactatactagcttggaggggaaaggggaatgcaaagaaaggcaaaaaaacaatcTGTCCTCAAGACAGAGTCCTTTTTTTCCAATGGGAGAGGTAACACTCATTGAAATAGATGCATAGAATCTAGaagtcaataaacatctattaagtacttactgtgtaccAAGAACCTTACTAAgttggagagaaaggaaaagtaatacaagaaaggcaaaaagcagtCTCTGGGAGCTTGTGCATTCTAAGTGGGGAGGTAACATTCATTTAAATAGATAtctaaaaacaataaatcattaGTTAACAGACTCACTACCTAAGAAGTAAGGGTACCAAAAGAAAGGTGGGGGGAGTCTCCTAAGTAGCATATAGGCAGAATATTGGCATATATCTTCCCAGAGGAATttgaatgttttgaaaaattcatCATCCACATAGGACCCTGCCCAAGAACTGTTCGTGTCAAATTCACTGCCACCACTATACGGTGAAAGCAACATgacaagtcaataagcatttattaagcacttactgtgtgccaggcactgtactacagtctggagatagaaagaaagacaaaataatagtCCCCTTgctcaaagaactcacattctaatggaggacgCATAAGTCTACATATGAGGGATATATAGGGATAGATTTGTGGGAACCTTAGAAGACATTGGATGGGACCAGAACCACGAAAGACTTCTTGCAGAGGGTGGGCACTGATTGGAGTcctgagggaagccaggaggtggacAAGAGGAGGGAGTACTTCTCAAGCTTGGGGGGAAGCTCTGAAAAGGCCTGGGGAcaggagatggagtatcttatGGAGGAACTACCCAGAGGGTCGGGATGTTGATGGATTGTAGAGTTCAAGGAGAGGAGTAAAGTGTGGTCAGTAAGATGAGGTTAGGAAGGAAATGGTACATTAAGTAACATTTGgctcctctcttttccttgagTTACTCATAGCCTCAAAGTTCACCTGAGGACCAGAACTAAGAAGTTTAAGGTCCCCTCTCCTTGCGCTtagacttattattattattttttttaatcaagccaatcagagttaaatgacttgctgtgggccacatagtaagtgttaagcatctgaggccacatttgaactcagatcatcctgattccagagctggaGCCACTTCGCTGTCCCCTCTCCTTGATCATAGGGACTTGTGGTTCTTCTTGATCTGACAATTTCACAGAGTTTTGTGGTTCACAACAAACCTTAAGAATCATTGTAATGAGTGGCACCTTGAGACAGTGTATTAAATCTAGAGGGAGATGAATCCAGAGTCGGGAGAGCAGGGTTCAATTCTTTCCAggattttcatctgtaaatggaaCAATAATACTTtcagtacctacttcacaggtGTGTttatgaggaaagtgttttgtaaaatttaaagctCAATATAACTCCTTGATAAGTAGTTGTGGATTGATTATTTAAATGTGAGAGCTACTGTGACTTTTGCCTTCATGATCTGATATAATGACCAGAGCAGCTGGAGGTCTGGTGCCCTTATGTTCCAGATAGAGTGAATCTTTCAACCAATTGTTAATTAGGTACCCAATATATGCAAGGCATTTTGTAGCATAAATTACTGACGTCAGTGCAAGGCAGCAGCTAAATGACAAGAGCCAAATGAGTCAGACAGACAACCAGTGCTAGAATAGGATTAATTCAGCCAACAGAATTTTAATCCTGCTAAATCCAGTGTAACcaatagcagtaataataataataataataaaatctaataaGAACCAGAATCTCAAACTTGAAAGAGACTTACAGAAGTTATAGAGTCCTACCTGTGCTACACAGGAATCACCTCTGGACCATTCCCAGTGGTTATCCAGCCATTGTTTTAAGGCATCACATAACAGGGAACCTGCTACTTCCTGAAACCACCAATGCTGCTTTTGGGTGGTACTCATGATTAGGAAGATTTTTCTTACATAAGCTTGAACCTGTCCTGGTAAAACCTCTCACTACCTCTCTAGActtgccctctggggccaagtagaaaagaatctacagtACTTGGTACTCTTATATGtcacagcccttcaaatacttgtcagataacaataataattatgatatctgatatatatatatatgatatattaaggtttgcaaaatgctttgcatattCAGGGTTTAAGACTATATTAAGACACACCTGTATTAttgcatttgatcttcacagcatcCCTGTGAATCAtgttcttcccttccccccaccccgaACCCtcccccaagtctttttttcccaAGCTAcacattccttcttttttccttcagtcCTCACATGGCATGGTGTTGAGACCTTTATTCTCCTGGATTCTCTTCTCTAATAGCTTTCAGTTCATCAGTTCCCTTCCTAAAACATGGTACTAGAATTGGTCATAACACTCTAAGTATGATTTGACTAGAGTGCAGcacaattttgttgttcagtcatgactCCATTGAGGATaatcttggaaaagatattggaaggggtttgccatttccttctccagctcattttacagatggggaatttgagacaaacagggttaagtgacttgccaagggtcatacaattagta
The DNA window shown above is from Sminthopsis crassicaudata isolate SCR6 chromosome 2, ASM4859323v1, whole genome shotgun sequence and carries:
- the DAPK2 gene encoding death-associated protein kinase 2 isoform X3 — protein: MRSPNMATFKQQKVEDVYEIGEELGSGQFAIVKKCREKSTGAEYAAKFIKKRQSRASRRGVQREEIEREVHILQQILHPNVIKLHDVYENRTDVVLILELVSGGELFDFLAQKESLSEEEATSFIKQILEGVNYLHAKKIAHFDLKPENIMLLDKNIPIPHIKLIDFGLAHEIEDGVEFKNIFGTPEFVAPEIVNYEPLGLEADMWSIGVITYILLSGASPFLGDTKQETLANITAVSYDFDEEFFSQTSELAKDFIRKLLVKETRKRLTIQEALTHPWITMKAEAKAPEHRKTELPQVKTKRLREYTIKCHSSMPRNNTYINFERFSRVMEDVAEAERSCSHLAAAHDSLQDDVEALGSICNEKGAWYREESEKTRYSLSQLKYEYRKVEAMKKALREDVQAVGSELGCVAGKYAQLRAQYDSLRKELSEDLRWIQELMNEFQREYGGRGRDVNESLMELINRSCSEDFLAGLKLRVTESSQ